The nucleotide sequence TTGAATACCGTGACAACCAATGGTGGTATGTCAATATGGACTTAATGACAAGTGCGAGTAGCGCTGACTCCCCGGCTTTGTCTTTGGATAAAGAAAAAAGTCTGCAACTTGAAGACTGCGAATTGAAGTTCACACCGGTGAAAAAAGAAACAGATCTTTATCTGCGTCTTGAAAAAGCGGGACAAGAACAACGTGAAGCGGCTAAGCAATTCCAACTTTATATCGTCCGTCAGGCCGGTAAAGTTGTTGAAACTAAAGTTCTTCCATTAAAAAAGAAATTTAAACCTGCTGTTGGTATCAACGTCGCAGCGATTGCCTGCGTGCCTTCACAAGAATGGCACAAGCAAACTGTGGGCGAACTTGAGATCAGCCAAAGAACTGTTTCTTTGGAAGATGCCGCAAGAATGGGTCATATCACAGCAAGCCAATTGGTCGACGAAGAGTCCAAACGCGGTCTTTACATCGTGTTGGGCGCGGCGTTCTTCCTTGTGACTGTGGGTATCTTTTCGCCGAAGCAAGAGACGATGGAAACGGTGGCAACACCTCCCAAAGCAGCACAAAAAATCATTGTAAAAACAGAATTGAAACCCAAGCGTAAAAAAGCAGAAGCTCCACAACAAGTCGTTGTGAAAGAGTCTGCACCAGCAGCGGCTCCGAAAGTGGAAATGCCAACAAACGGCAGCCAAAGCAAGGTTTCAAAAATGATGAAATCCCTGACTGGCGGTCGTATTTCTCAGTTGATCGGAAAAGTTTCCGCTCAAGCTGCAAAGAGCGGCAACGTCGTTTTTGCTAACGGCGTAAAAGCTGGTAACGGTGCTTCAGGTCGTGCCTTGGCCGCTGTTGGCGGGATGGAAAGATCCGGCCGTGACTGGGGTCAAGAAGGAACAGGCGCTGGCGTCGTGATTTCCACGGCTGGTAAAGGCGGCGGAAAAAGCGCTACGGGCATGGGTGGTTTGGCTGCAGGTAGCACTGGCAGTGCCGGTGTAGGTTTGATCGAAGAGGAAGGCGAAATCACTGGCGGTCTGGACCGTGAAGTGATCGCTCAATACATCAAATCAAAACTAGGTCAGATCCTTTATTGCTATGAAAGACAATTAAGTGCCAATCCGGATTTATTCGGTAAGGTCGCAGTGAAGTTTACAATCGGCCCATCTGGCGCCGTAGAACAACAACTTATTGGAGACACAACACTTAAGAACGCAACCGTTGAGGGATGTATATTGAATAGGGTTGCCGCATGGAAGTTTCCGAATCCACAGGGGGGAACTCGCGTGCTAGTGACATATCCATTCTTATTCAAGAGTACAAACTAAGGCGGGGGTAATACATGTTGAAGAAAACACTTTTAATGATCATCTTGGCTGCATCGCAAGCATTCGCACAGCAAGGCGCTGACACGAAACCAGCTACGAACGCAGACCAAAGAGGCAGCGATAAACTGGACATTAAAAAACTAGAACAAAAATACTGGGCGGCGAAAGATGACGACTTCAGTGTCGTACAAAACCGTCGTTACACGAAAGCGGACAGATTCTATCTAACCCTGGCTGGCGGTGTTCCTATCAATGACCCGTTCGGTAAAGGTTCGATCACGGGAGCTCAGTTGGGTTACTTCTTCAACGAACGTTGGGGCGTTGATGTGAGTTACCAAAAAGTGAACATGGAAGACAACGACAGTACGAAGCAGTTCAAAGAAGACAACTTAACTTCTCCGAACTACAACTTCATTGATTCATCAACAATGTTGTCGGTCACCTATGTTCCTCTTTACGCAAAAATGAGCTTCGTTGACAAAGCCATCATCTATTTCGATATGGGTATTTCTTTGGGTGTGGGTACGACAGATTACCTCATCAAAAAAGAAGAAGGCGATGAAAAGAAAAACGGCATGACTTACCAAATCGGTATCAATCAGCAGATTTTCTTCTCGGAGCACTTCGCGATTCGTGCGGACTTCATCAATAAGTTCACAAACGAAGAGCGTATGAAATACAGCACGATCGCACCAGACCGCGATATGGGGTCTAAAATGGTGAACGATACGTCTTTAATGGTGGGTATCACGTATTGGCATTAATTTTCTCCATGGGTGGGGGATTTATGTTTAAGCCTTTAAAAATTTCGATTGCTGTAAGCCTGGTGTGTGGGACTGCTTTTGCAGACCCCGCACTGACTGTGAAAAAATCAGGCCGTGCTCCAGCAAGCACTCTCAAAGTAAAATCAAGCCTTGTTCCTACTTTTGATGTGTATCAAAAGAAAGTCGTTAAAGGAAAAGTGGAAGTTTTTAAAGTTAAAAACATTCCTCTTTTAGACTTGGGTGAAGAGCGCGAGGTTCAAGCGTCGGTGTTAAGTCCGCTGCGCCTCCCCGCTTCCCGCGAAGTGGAACTTAAGGAAACACGTCGTCGTGAATCTTTGAATGTCATGCAAATCCAATTGGCTCCGTACAACGAAGTGGTGAATGCTCCGAAGGCAGTCACTTCTGCGGAAGCCTTTAACAAGATTCCGGATATAAAAATCTTGAATCCTGTGATGGAGCCTGTCACTAAAGATCCTTTGGTGCAATTGGCGAAAATGGACGACATGCAGCCAAATGACTACAAACTTTTGCAAGCTTTGATCTTCTTGGAAATTCAAAAGAAGTATGAACTTGCCATGGGTCTTTTTGCCGAGTTGATGGAAGATCCTGAACATCGTATTCAGGCTCTTTATAACTATGCCATGACGGCCAAAGGCATGGGTTTAAACTCGGAATTCCGTCAGTACATGATTCAGTTGGCGCAAGAGACTAAAGACAAGATGTGGCAGCAAAAAGCCACGGAAGCTTTGGTGAAGCATATCAATGTGCTTGAAACTTCTGACATCGCTTTGATTGATCCTTTGGTGATCAAATACGAAATCGATGTGACGAAGAATGAAGAGTATCAATTGACACGTGCGAAGCACTATTCAGACAAGGGCCAATTGGGCTTGGTTGAAGATGCTTTGATGTACATCTCTGAAAAGTCCCCTCTTTATCCGGATTCACTTCTTTTGACGGCGTTGTTCAACTACCGTCAAGGTAAAGTGGACGACGCGACTATTCAGTTGGAAAAACTGATGGCCGCAACGGATGGCAACAAAACTTTGCAGCTTCGTTCCGTCGCCGCACTGACTTTGGCGCGCATCCAGTTCCAAAAAGGTGACTATAAAGATGCGTTCCAATCTTACTTGAAAGTCGATAAGTCCAACCCTCTTTGGTTGCAAGCGATGGTTGAAAGCGCTTGGACACAAATCTTGGGTGAAGACTATGAAGGTGCTGCTGGGAATATGTTCTCGTTGCACACAGACTTCTTTAAGAATGCCTTTTCGCCAGAGTCTTACGTTGTTCGTACCGTCGGTTACTTGAATCTGTGCCAATACGGTGACGGCGTGCAAGTGCTGAACGAGATGAACAAAAAGTATGCTCCTTGGAAGAAGAAATTAGAAGACTACCAAAAAGCTCACAAAGACTCTTTGACGTATTATGATACGGTGAAAAACTGGATCAAAAACTCAGATCTTAAAGAGGTGGATGGTCTTCCCCGCTCTTTCATCGTTGAATTGGCTCGTCACCCGGCTTACATGAGCGTGCAAAAACAAATCAATGCTTATGAAGACGAAATCGTTCGCTTCAACAAGATTGCTTTGACGCTGATTAAAATGGAGCGCGAGTTGATCGCAAAACAAAATGAAGCGAATAAAGACTTGGCTTCCGCGAAAAAAGGTATCAAAGGCGACTCTCCTTCTGAAAGCGCTATCGCCAGCGTTCAAGAAGCCGAGAAAAAACTTTTGAGCTATCGCATCCAATACCACATCGCTAAAAAAGCGCGTGTGTCGATCAAGAATTTAAGATCACAAGGTATTGCGCGAATTGAAAAAGAAAAATCCGTTCTTCGTGCCCAAGCTTCTCAGGCCCTTGCTGGTCGTTTCAATGAAATGCTGGCAGGTTTGAATAAGGTTTTGGATCAAAACGAAGTCTTGCAATACGAATTGTATTCCGGTGCCGGTGAACATCTTCGCTACCAAATGGCAGGTGGAGATGTGAACGAAAAAGAACGTCCCGAGTTGAAAGTTCAAAAAGAAAAAAGTTTGAACTGGAAATTCAAAGGTGAAATCTGGGAAGACGAAGTGGGTCACTATCGTTCTTCTTTGAAAAATGTCTGCCCGCAAGAGAATGGCTCTAACGGCGGCGTAGCTGGTTTGTCTGAACAATAAGGAAAGGATTTTCAAGATGAAATTCTCTAAATCAATTTTAACAGTTGGCGTTTTGATGAGTCTTAGTACTGCGGCTTTTGCGCAGACAACCGCTAAAGAAGGTTTGGATCGCATCAAAGCCAACTTGAATAACTCCAAAGCCAATCTGACGGAATACGAAAAGAATCTGAAAACCGTTGAAGGCAATATTCAAGAAGTTGGCAAAGCCAAATCCCAAGTAGAAGGACAACAAAAACAAGTTCTTCAACAGGTCGAAGAAAACAACCAGGCAATGACGAAAATCAGCAGCCAGGAAAAAGAACTTCAGGCTTTGATGAATGAAGAAAAAACGAAGACAGCGCAGGAAAACCAAAAGATTGCTGAACTTGAAGCGATGATTGCTAAGATCAAAGAGAATCAGAAAAAACGTGAAACGAATGTTTCTGACTATCAAATGCAAATGAATCAGCTTCAGGAAGAAAAGAAAATCTGGCATTCGCGCGCGGGCAACCTGAAAGAGCAAAACGATCAGGTGAACCAACGCCTTCGTTCTTTAGCGAGCGAAGAAAAAGAATGGCAAGCGAAGCAAAAAGGTTATCAAGGCGAAGTGAAACGTTGGAGCAAAGAAGTCGAAAGACAGCAGAAAATTAGTGATAGTTATAATTCACTAGCTGAAGTTAAATAAGAGTCTTTTCACATTCACATCTTTAAACAAGCCGTTTCCCCAAGGAAACGGCTTTTGTTTTTTCAACACGCCTCGCTTTCGAGCTTACATTCATTTTTGGCCCTTTATTAACAGTCCTAAGATTCCGAAATATTGAGACATTATTTTTCAAAAGGAAAACTGGTATGTCTCTAAAGTCATGGTTTCAAGGTATCCGCGGAAAATTGCTCTTTGCAGCTGTTCTTCCGATGATCGGCTTTACAACAATTTATTTTATCTCTCACTCGGGAATGTCGGACTTGGGTAAAGGCATCGAAACTGCCAACAACGACGTCATTCCTAGCATTCAAGGGCTGGGCGATATGCGCCAAGCGCGCAATGCTTTCGGTTATCAGACCTATGCCGCTATGGCACAGCATGATCCGAAAAAGCGTGAAGCCCATATCACGATCGCCAAAGAAGCCGTCGCAAATTTAAAGAAAGCGATCGACTTCTATGAGTCTTTCCCCTTCACTCCCGAAGCCGAAAAACTCTGGGCTCCCAGTCGCCCGATTCGCGCAGACTACTTTGCGACGCTAGAAAAAGTTACGCAGCATCTGGATGAAGGTGCGAACGACAAAGCCATGGCTCTTATGCAGGGACCTGTCTGGGATTACGGTACAACCATCAATAAAGTGACTTCAGATTCTTTGAACTACTATCGTGAAAGAGTCAAAGTAGAAACAGCTCGTGCCACTGAAACATTGTCTCGTGCTGACAAAATGTTAATGACGATCACTTTAGTTTCTTCATTCGCGATCTTCGCCCTTTTATTATGGTTAGCAGCAAAAATTGCGAACTCAGTAGCTTCGATTGCAAGTCGTTTGAGTGGCGCGGGCAACCAAGTGGCTTCGGCGGTGGAACAGTTGAACGAAGCTGGCAATAGCCTATCACAATCTTCAACTGAAGCAGCGGCTTCTTTGGAAGAAACAGTGGCCGCCCTTGAAGAAATGAGCTCGATGGTACAAATGAATTCCGACAACGCGAAGCAAGCAGCGGCCCTTTCTGCTTCGTCAAAAGATGCCGCGGAAAGCGGCGAACGCGAGATTCAAACACTGATCCAATCCATGACAGAGATTTCAAAATCTTCTAAAAAGATCGAAGAGATTATCTCTGTGATCGATGACATCGCCTTCCAAACAAACTTGTTAGCTTTGAATGCGGCCGTTGAAGCGGCTCGTGCTGGTGAACAAGGTAAAGGATTCGCGGTTGTGGCTGAAGCCGTTCGCACATTAGCCCAAAGAAGTGCGGCAGCAGCAAAAGACATCACAGTGCTTATTAAGGATTCCGTTTCTCAGATTGATCACGGTAGCGACATCGCAGATAAGAGCGGCGCGGTTTTAACGAACATTGTAAGCTCGGTTAAAAAAGTATCTGATCTTAATAATGAGATTGCGGCGGCAAGTTCCGAGCAAACAACTGGAATTCAGCAAATTAGCAAAGCGATGAATCAGCTCGATCAAGCAGCTCAGTCCAACGCCGCTTCTGCTGAAGAAATCGCAGCGACAAGTGGTGAGATCAATAATCTTGCAGCGACGAACCAGAACTTAACTGTTGAGCTGAATACCGTTATCTTAGGTGGAGACGCGACGGTGGCTTCGACTCCTGCTGAAGCGAAGGTTAAAGGCGCCACAAGAATGAAGACCTCAAGCAAAGTTATTCCCTTTAAATCGGCAAAACCGATGGCGGTAGCGAAGAAGTCTGAATCTCAAGCAACAATCCCGTTCGACGATGATGAACGGGCTAAAGTCGGAAGTACCGACGGATTTTAATACTTCTCAATAAAGTTAACTTTACAAACCCCTCACTTCGTCGAGGGGTTTTTTATTTTCGAAACACTAGTTATCAAGATTCAGTAAAACTGGACTCCCTGTTTGACCCTAAAATCCGATTAAAATTCTACGAATTATTAAGGCACGCTAACAATTGATGGGAGTCAAAACAATGAATCAAAACAAACTTGCAGCCTGGTTTAGTGGCATACGTGGTCGCTTACTTTTAGCGGCGTTCGTACCGATGATCGGATTCACCATCGTGTTCAGTGTGGCACTGAATGGCTTGGATAAAACCAATGTCATGCTTGAAGATGCTCACTCCCTTATCATTCCGAACTATAAGTACATCGGTGAAATGCGCCAAGCGCGTAATAAATTCGGTTATCGCAGTTGGGCTGCCATAGATGCAGTGAACGAACCGCAAGTGCGCACGAAACAGTTAGATACCGCGAGCGAAGGTGTCGACGAATTCGAAGCCGCTTATAAGCACTATACAGAGGCGCGCTTTCTTCCGGGCGAAGAAAAGATCCATGACACTGTCAAAGACACCATCCCCCATTTTTTAAAGGTACAAAGAGACATCATCGCCTTATTGCGCACGGCAGAGCCCGATAAAGTCGCCGAAGCCAAAAAACTTTTGAATGGAAAATTTGGCGAACTCAACACCATTGTACGTGATTTCAATGATAAAATCGAAACCGTCTATCACCAACGTGCCGATGACGATAGCAAGCTTGCCAAAGAAACCCGCGCGCAAGTTTTCAATATCCTTCTGGCTGTTTCATTATTTTCCGCACTGGGCATTTTTGGATTGATGGTGTGGATGTCTTCGCGTATTGCCAACTCCGTGAGCTCTATCGCCGACCGTCTGACGTCGGCAGCGACTCAGGTAGCCACTTCCGTTGAACAGCTGAATGAAGCCGGAAATAGCCTATCGCAGTCATCTACCGAAGCCGCAGCTTCGCTAGAAGAAACCGTCGCTTCATTAGAAGAAATGACATCCATGGTGCAAATGAATTCCGATAACGCAAAACAAGCAGCGGCTCTTTCGGCAAGCTCCCGAGAGTCCGCTGAAAACGGCGAAAAAGAGATTCAAAACTTGATTCAATCCATGACCCAAATATCTCAATCATCGAAGAAAATTGAAGAAATCATTCACGTCATCGATGACATTGCCTTTCAGACCAACCTTCTCGCGCTGAACGCGGCCGTCGAAGCCGCCCGCGCTGGTGAACAAGGCAAGGGATTTGCGGTCGTAGCTGAAGCAGTTCGATCATTAGCGCAACGAAGTGCCGCTTCGGCAAAAGATATCTCAAGCCTTATTAAGGACTCTGTATCGCAAATCGAAACTGGAAGCGAAATCGCCGATAAGAGCGGTGCTGTTCTAACGAATATAGTAAATTCCATTAAAAAAGTTTCGGATCTGAACACAGAGATCGCGACAGCCAGTGCGGAACAAACAACAGGTATTC is from Bdellovibrio bacteriovorus and encodes:
- a CDS encoding AgmX/PglI C-terminal domain-containing protein, whose amino-acid sequence is MLTLIVRQSLKNGTAKTWKLRSNNTTHTFGSSRLADVISIAPGTKGIQGLFEYRDNQWWYVNMDLMTSASSADSPALSLDKEKSLQLEDCELKFTPVKKETDLYLRLEKAGQEQREAAKQFQLYIVRQAGKVVETKVLPLKKKFKPAVGINVAAIACVPSQEWHKQTVGELEISQRTVSLEDAARMGHITASQLVDEESKRGLYIVLGAAFFLVTVGIFSPKQETMETVATPPKAAQKIIVKTELKPKRKKAEAPQQVVVKESAPAAAPKVEMPTNGSQSKVSKMMKSLTGGRISQLIGKVSAQAAKSGNVVFANGVKAGNGASGRALAAVGGMERSGRDWGQEGTGAGVVISTAGKGGGKSATGMGGLAAGSTGSAGVGLIEEEGEITGGLDREVIAQYIKSKLGQILYCYERQLSANPDLFGKVAVKFTIGPSGAVEQQLIGDTTLKNATVEGCILNRVAAWKFPNPQGGTRVLVTYPFLFKSTN
- a CDS encoding tetratricopeptide repeat protein, with the protein product MFKPLKISIAVSLVCGTAFADPALTVKKSGRAPASTLKVKSSLVPTFDVYQKKVVKGKVEVFKVKNIPLLDLGEEREVQASVLSPLRLPASREVELKETRRRESLNVMQIQLAPYNEVVNAPKAVTSAEAFNKIPDIKILNPVMEPVTKDPLVQLAKMDDMQPNDYKLLQALIFLEIQKKYELAMGLFAELMEDPEHRIQALYNYAMTAKGMGLNSEFRQYMIQLAQETKDKMWQQKATEALVKHINVLETSDIALIDPLVIKYEIDVTKNEEYQLTRAKHYSDKGQLGLVEDALMYISEKSPLYPDSLLLTALFNYRQGKVDDATIQLEKLMAATDGNKTLQLRSVAALTLARIQFQKGDYKDAFQSYLKVDKSNPLWLQAMVESAWTQILGEDYEGAAGNMFSLHTDFFKNAFSPESYVVRTVGYLNLCQYGDGVQVLNEMNKKYAPWKKKLEDYQKAHKDSLTYYDTVKNWIKNSDLKEVDGLPRSFIVELARHPAYMSVQKQINAYEDEIVRFNKIALTLIKMERELIAKQNEANKDLASAKKGIKGDSPSESAIASVQEAEKKLLSYRIQYHIAKKARVSIKNLRSQGIARIEKEKSVLRAQASQALAGRFNEMLAGLNKVLDQNEVLQYELYSGAGEHLRYQMAGGDVNEKERPELKVQKEKSLNWKFKGEIWEDEVGHYRSSLKNVCPQENGSNGGVAGLSEQ
- a CDS encoding methyl-accepting chemotaxis protein, producing MNQNKLAAWFSGIRGRLLLAAFVPMIGFTIVFSVALNGLDKTNVMLEDAHSLIIPNYKYIGEMRQARNKFGYRSWAAIDAVNEPQVRTKQLDTASEGVDEFEAAYKHYTEARFLPGEEKIHDTVKDTIPHFLKVQRDIIALLRTAEPDKVAEAKKLLNGKFGELNTIVRDFNDKIETVYHQRADDDSKLAKETRAQVFNILLAVSLFSALGIFGLMVWMSSRIANSVSSIADRLTSAATQVATSVEQLNEAGNSLSQSSTEAAASLEETVASLEEMTSMVQMNSDNAKQAAALSASSRESAENGEKEIQNLIQSMTQISQSSKKIEEIIHVIDDIAFQTNLLALNAAVEAARAGEQGKGFAVVAEAVRSLAQRSAASAKDISSLIKDSVSQIETGSEIADKSGAVLTNIVNSIKKVSDLNTEIATASAEQTTGIQQISKAMNQLDQASQSNAASAEEIAATSGEINNLAITSQKLTVELNTVILGGAASSTPPAENKPTAKSSVTKFTKQTSKINKTITSTAAASVIPFEDDERGKVSSVDGF
- a CDS encoding outer membrane beta-barrel domain-containing protein — translated: MLKKTLLMIILAASQAFAQQGADTKPATNADQRGSDKLDIKKLEQKYWAAKDDDFSVVQNRRYTKADRFYLTLAGGVPINDPFGKGSITGAQLGYFFNERWGVDVSYQKVNMEDNDSTKQFKEDNLTSPNYNFIDSSTMLSVTYVPLYAKMSFVDKAIIYFDMGISLGVGTTDYLIKKEEGDEKKNGMTYQIGINQQIFFSEHFAIRADFINKFTNEERMKYSTIAPDRDMGSKMVNDTSLMVGITYWH
- a CDS encoding HAMP domain-containing methyl-accepting chemotaxis protein, which produces MSLKSWFQGIRGKLLFAAVLPMIGFTTIYFISHSGMSDLGKGIETANNDVIPSIQGLGDMRQARNAFGYQTYAAMAQHDPKKREAHITIAKEAVANLKKAIDFYESFPFTPEAEKLWAPSRPIRADYFATLEKVTQHLDEGANDKAMALMQGPVWDYGTTINKVTSDSLNYYRERVKVETARATETLSRADKMLMTITLVSSFAIFALLLWLAAKIANSVASIASRLSGAGNQVASAVEQLNEAGNSLSQSSTEAAASLEETVAALEEMSSMVQMNSDNAKQAAALSASSKDAAESGEREIQTLIQSMTEISKSSKKIEEIISVIDDIAFQTNLLALNAAVEAARAGEQGKGFAVVAEAVRTLAQRSAAAAKDITVLIKDSVSQIDHGSDIADKSGAVLTNIVSSVKKVSDLNNEIAAASSEQTTGIQQISKAMNQLDQAAQSNAASAEEIAATSGEINNLAATNQNLTVELNTVILGGDATVASTPAEAKVKGATRMKTSSKVIPFKSAKPMAVAKKSESQATIPFDDDERAKVGSTDGF